A window from Setaria italica strain Yugu1 chromosome VIII, Setaria_italica_v2.0, whole genome shotgun sequence encodes these proteins:
- the LOC101785736 gene encoding probable O-methyltransferase 2, with protein sequence MAAGSQTIIAPTDAELLQAQADLWRHSLYYLTSMALKCAVELHIPTAIHNLGGATTLPNLVTALSLPQTKLPFLRRLMRLLVTSGIFASERDAEVETYRLNPLSWLLVEGVEAEDHTYQKYFVLGTVSRHYVEAGLSLADWFKKDLPASLPSPFEELHGVPLVHETTKLLDEELDRIVNEGVAAHDNLAIGTIIRECNDLFKGVQSLTDCCGGDGTTVRAIVKAFPDIKCTVLDLPKVIETAPAHDSVNYVAGDMFHSIPPAQAVMLKLVLHFWNDEDCVKILEQCRKAIPSREEGGKVIIIEIVLGPSMGPIMYEAQLLMDMLMMVNTRGRQRDENDWRDIFIKAGFSDYKIVKKIGARGIIEVYP encoded by the exons atggctGCTGGTTCTCAGACTATCATAGCTCCCACTGATGCTGAGCTCCTGCAGGCGCAAGCCGACCTATGGCGCCACAGCCTCTACTACCTCACATCCATGGCGCTCAAGTGCGCCGTCGAGCTTCACATCCCAACTGCTATCCATAACCTTGGAGGGGCTACCACGCTGCCAAACCTGGTAACCGCACTATCCCTTCCTCAGACTAAGCTTCCATTCCTCCGCCGGTTGATGCGGCTGCTTGTCACATCAGGCATCTTTGCATCTGAAAGAGATGCAGAGGTGGAGACCTACCGCCTCAACCCACTCTCCTGGCTCCTGGTAGAAGGTGTGGAAGCAGAAGACCACACCTACCAGAAATACTTTGTGCTCGGCACGGTCTCACGGCATTATGTTGAGGCTGGATTGTCTCTCGCTGACTGGTTCAAGAAGGATTTGCCTGCCTCACTACCATCGCCATTCGAAGAATTACATGGTGTGCCACTCGTCCACGAGACTACAAAGCTCCTTGACGAAGAGCTTGACAGAATTGTCAATGAAGGTGTGGCTGCACATGACAATTTGGCAATTGGAACCATTATTCGAGAGTGCAACGATCTCTTCAAGGGTGTTCAATCACTGACTGATTGctgtggtggtgatggcacgACTGTGAGGGCAATCGTCAAGGCATTCCCTGACATCAAGTGCACAGTGCTGGACCTTCCAAAGGTTATTGAGACTGCACCAGCTCATGATTCAGTAAACTATGTAGCGGGCGACATGTTCCACTCCATCCCACCTGCTCAAGCTGTGATGCTCAAG CTTGTACTGCACTTCTGGAACGATGAGGATTGTGTTAAGATCCTGGAGCAGTGCAGGAAGGCAATTCCTTCCAGAGAAGAGGGGGGGAAGGTGATTATCATAGAAATAGTCCTTGGCCCTTCTATGGGGCCAATAATGTACGAAGCCCAACTCCTTATGGACATGCTCATGATGGTGAATACCAGAGGCAGGCAGCGGGATGAAAATGACTGGCGCGACATCTTTATTAAAGCAGGTTTCTCCGACTATAAGATTGTCAAGAAAATAGGAGCTCGTGGCATCATCGAAGTTTACCCGTAA